In a single window of the Olivibacter sp. SDN3 genome:
- a CDS encoding glycosyl hydrolase-related protein: MKKNILNLLTKIANSVQLSLPYCGALKVSLNDENILLTAVKPALSGNGIIVRLYNVSSSGQKLQLKCNHHNRRVSQIHLSNAREKMIEPFDLQGLWPAFSLKTLFILV; encoded by the coding sequence ATGAAAAAAAATATTTTAAATCTCTTAACCAAAATCGCCAACTCGGTGCAGCTTTCGTTGCCCTATTGCGGCGCTCTTAAGGTTTCTTTGAATGATGAAAATATCTTATTAACAGCAGTAAAGCCAGCATTGTCTGGCAATGGAATTATTGTTCGCCTATATAATGTATCTTCAAGTGGCCAAAAACTTCAATTAAAATGCAACCATCATAATAGGCGGGTATCCCAAATCCACTTGAGTAATGCTAGAGAAAAGATGATTGAACCATTTGATTTACAGGGACTATGGCCGGCATTTTCTTTGAAAACATTGTTCATACTTGTTTAA
- a CDS encoding GRP family sugar transporter produces MFVVQDYTLAVTFCIITMLCWGSWANTQKLVQKEWRFELFYWDYVLGIFLLAVLGAFTMGSIGASGRSFLDDLGQAEGRYIQSAFTGGVVFNLANILLTAAIAGAGMAVAFPVGIGLALVIGVLINYFLLSKGNPVLLFLGVGLITLAIVFNAIAFRQQSGNSSNKAASKWIVVSVVAGILMSTFYPFIAASMDLTDFVSPTVGKMTPYTAFAMFAVGILVSNLLFNTLLMRRPLEGPPITYSEYFSGRKNIHLVGILGGCIWGIGNLFNLIAAGKAGPAISYGLGQGATLVAALWGVVIWKEFRRASKIVNALIIIMFILFVSGLVLVIIAGNENN; encoded by the coding sequence ATGTTCGTCGTACAAGATTATACATTAGCAGTTACGTTCTGTATCATTACGATGCTTTGTTGGGGTTCTTGGGCGAATACACAGAAGCTGGTACAAAAGGAATGGCGTTTTGAGCTATTCTATTGGGATTATGTGTTAGGTATCTTTTTATTAGCTGTTCTCGGCGCATTTACGATGGGGAGCATCGGGGCGTCGGGAAGATCGTTTTTAGATGATTTAGGACAAGCAGAAGGCCGCTACATCCAAAGTGCATTCACAGGTGGGGTGGTGTTTAACCTTGCTAATATTTTACTTACAGCGGCCATAGCAGGTGCTGGTATGGCAGTGGCATTCCCGGTAGGCATTGGTTTAGCACTGGTAATTGGTGTGTTGATTAATTATTTTTTGCTCAGTAAGGGTAACCCTGTTTTGTTGTTTTTGGGAGTAGGTCTTATTACCCTTGCTATTGTTTTTAATGCGATAGCTTTTCGCCAGCAATCAGGTAATTCAAGCAATAAGGCCGCGAGTAAATGGATTGTAGTGTCTGTTGTGGCCGGAATACTCATGTCTACATTCTATCCCTTCATTGCCGCAAGCATGGATCTTACTGACTTCGTGTCGCCAACGGTTGGAAAAATGACCCCTTATACCGCTTTTGCGATGTTTGCTGTAGGTATTCTAGTTAGCAATCTATTATTTAACACCCTATTGATGCGCAGACCACTTGAAGGTCCACCTATAACATATAGCGAATACTTCAGTGGTAGAAAGAACATTCATTTAGTGGGCATATTGGGAGGATGTATTTGGGGTATAGGCAATCTTTTCAACCTCATAGCGGCAGGTAAGGCAGGGCCAGCGATTTCTTATGGCCTTGGTCAGGGTGCAACATTGGTGGCAGCCCTATGGGGAGTAGTTATCTGGAAGGAATTTAGGAGAGCTTCTAAAATAGTTAATGCGCTCATTATAATCATGTTCATCCTGTTTGTGTCTGGGCTGGTGCTTGTAATCATTGCTGGAAATGAAAATAACTAA
- a CDS encoding sensor histidine kinase, translating to MSTCLFVPTTIIAATLTVHVYFNNYYLKDKKQLFWVAAIGTMLILLFIRRLFYYYYTYPRYYPEGNLQPFFYLPKLIVDMVNMYLIVGLYSFIHFFRSYYEQQKLTDTLQKEKIRSELELLKMQVHPHFIFNTLNNIYSFSLQQKPKTPDLIHRLSSFLDYNLYKAKDNMVPLSKEVEYIQNYIELETIRFGNKLDVSLNILSDIDKFYMSPMLLLPLVENAFKHGASKLNQDAWIRVDLSIKEDILTVKIENNYPDSVGKNGVSNTGIGLENVRRRLEILYEGMHDLNVLSESGTFLAILKIKNGKLEQNPVYGGG from the coding sequence ATGTCTACCTGTTTATTTGTACCTACAACAATTATTGCCGCCACACTCACAGTACATGTATATTTTAATAATTATTATTTGAAAGACAAAAAGCAACTGTTCTGGGTAGCGGCAATAGGCACCATGCTTATCTTGTTATTTATCCGAAGGTTGTTTTACTATTATTATACCTATCCAAGATATTATCCCGAAGGTAACCTTCAGCCCTTTTTTTACTTGCCGAAGCTTATTGTTGATATGGTAAATATGTATCTTATTGTTGGGTTATACTCCTTTATCCATTTTTTCAGGTCTTATTATGAACAGCAAAAGCTCACAGATACTTTACAGAAAGAAAAAATACGTTCGGAATTGGAACTATTGAAAATGCAAGTACATCCTCATTTTATTTTTAATACACTTAACAATATTTATTCTTTTTCACTACAGCAAAAACCCAAAACTCCCGATCTAATACACCGTTTATCGTCTTTTTTAGATTATAATCTGTATAAGGCAAAAGATAATATGGTACCGCTCTCCAAAGAGGTCGAATACATTCAAAATTATATTGAACTGGAAACTATCCGATTTGGCAATAAGTTAGATGTGTCACTGAATATATTATCTGACATCGATAAATTTTATATGAGTCCAATGCTTCTATTACCGTTAGTGGAGAATGCTTTTAAACATGGGGCAAGTAAATTAAATCAAGATGCGTGGATTCGAGTGGATCTTTCTATTAAAGAAGATATACTAACCGTTAAAATAGAAAATAACTATCCCGACAGCGTTGGCAAGAATGGTGTTAGTAACACGGGAATTGGTTTGGAGAACGTACGAAGGCGTTTAGAAATTTTATACGAAGGGATGCACGATCTAAATGTTTTATCGGAGTCAGGCACTTTTTTAGCTATTCTTAAAATAAAAAATGGAAAACTTGAACAGAATCCGGTGTATGGCGGTGGATGA
- a CDS encoding LytTR family DNA-binding domain-containing protein, whose protein sequence is MMKLKCVITDDEPIARKGLQGYVEKLDFLTLAGTCEDALSLNTLLKNHEVDLLFLDIEMPYLSGIELLQSLATPPKVILTTAYEQYALKGYELEVIDYLLKPISFDRFLKAANKAVGLFNNDQRSTISDDVFVKVDGKIIKLAWQNVLFIEALENYVCIHTSTDKHIVHITMKSILDQIPANFIQVHKSSIVNITAIDGINGNILEIGSDRITVSRSLKESVMEKIINNKLLKR, encoded by the coding sequence ATGATGAAATTAAAATGTGTTATTACAGACGACGAACCCATCGCTAGAAAGGGTTTACAGGGATATGTTGAAAAGCTTGACTTCCTAACCTTGGCAGGCACTTGCGAAGATGCCTTATCTTTAAATACCCTTCTTAAAAACCATGAAGTTGATTTGCTCTTTCTTGACATTGAGATGCCATATTTATCGGGCATAGAGCTATTACAATCACTAGCTACGCCGCCCAAAGTCATCTTAACTACCGCATACGAACAATATGCACTGAAAGGCTATGAACTGGAAGTGATTGACTATCTGTTGAAGCCTATTTCTTTTGATCGTTTCTTGAAAGCGGCCAATAAGGCGGTTGGCTTATTTAATAATGACCAGCGGTCTACCATCTCTGATGATGTTTTTGTTAAAGTAGACGGCAAAATAATCAAACTAGCTTGGCAGAACGTTCTCTTTATTGAGGCGTTGGAGAATTACGTATGCATCCATACCTCTACAGATAAGCACATTGTGCACATCACCATGAAATCCATTTTGGACCAAATACCTGCGAATTTTATACAGGTACATAAGTCTTCTATAGTAAATATAACAGCTATCGATGGTATTAACGGTAATATACTGGAAATAGGAAGTGATAGAATAACAGTTTCCCGAAGTTTAAAAGAGTCGGTCATGGAAAAAATAATTAATAACAAACTATTAAAACGTTAA
- a CDS encoding sensor histidine kinase, whose product MIQFNWVERFIFPPTYGILIYFIIRLITDVFDGSKFWLRPWQLNAIEISTAVVTSYIMIFTIRHMLRKNLYSISHNKQKVSSIKEYAEVIGYMEIIVLVTLLPMAALTDDGAQLLDIVLICLIPPLFILLYYTISKGNALVYINYERQLQIEKINADQLQTELQLLKAQYHPHFLFNALNTVYFQIDDTNQQAKHTLEKLSELLRYQLYDQYEIVPIKQELDYLQSYIALQKIRMNESLKLHLQLPKELNRQSIYPLLLLPLVENAFKYVGGSYRIQVIAAIEGNRLVFDVINSIPANIPKKKSSGIGLENLRRRLALLYPGRHELIIEKQVQTFKATLSVIL is encoded by the coding sequence ATGATACAGTTCAATTGGGTAGAGCGATTTATTTTCCCCCCAACATATGGTATATTGATTTATTTCATCATACGACTGATCACTGATGTATTCGATGGTTCCAAATTCTGGTTAAGGCCGTGGCAACTGAATGCCATCGAAATTTCAACCGCTGTGGTCACCAGCTATATTATGATCTTTACCATTCGGCATATGCTAAGAAAAAACCTATATAGTATCAGCCACAACAAGCAAAAAGTATCGTCCATAAAAGAATATGCCGAAGTTATCGGATATATGGAGATTATTGTACTGGTAACCCTCTTACCGATGGCTGCCTTAACAGATGATGGAGCGCAGTTACTTGATATTGTGCTCATATGTTTGATACCACCTCTATTTATATTACTTTACTATACCATTTCAAAAGGAAATGCCTTGGTGTACATTAATTACGAACGTCAACTGCAAATCGAAAAAATAAATGCCGATCAATTACAGACAGAGCTTCAATTACTTAAAGCCCAATACCACCCACATTTTCTATTCAACGCTTTAAATACGGTATATTTTCAGATCGATGATACCAATCAACAAGCCAAACATACGCTGGAAAAGCTTTCAGAATTGCTGCGCTATCAATTATATGATCAATACGAAATAGTGCCGATCAAACAGGAATTAGACTATCTGCAATCATATATTGCCTTACAAAAAATAAGGATGAACGAAAGTTTAAAGCTGCATCTACAACTGCCCAAGGAATTAAATCGGCAATCTATTTATCCTTTACTACTTTTGCCTTTGGTAGAAAACGCTTTCAAGTATGTTGGAGGAAGTTATCGTATCCAGGTCATCGCGGCTATAGAAGGAAACCGCTTGGTTTTTGACGTGATCAACTCCATACCGGCTAATATACCGAAGAAAAAAAGTAGCGGCATTGGCCTGGAAAATCTTCGCAGGCGGTTAGCTTTACTGTATCCGGGCAGACATGAGTTGATTATAGAAAAGCAAGTACAAACTTTCAAGGCTACATTGAGCGTAATTTTGTAA
- a CDS encoding nucleoside hydrolase, which produces MMGTINAHSQQSKQTIIFDTDIGNDIDDVLAMAMLYNYQKQEQVDLKAITISKANPVTVDYIHMLNTYYGLRDIAIGYIGETGPTPDSGLYMQQTLAYEENGKRLFLSTPERYKQVPEAYKLQRKVLAAAPDHSVTLIVVGFSTNMAKLLSSRPDEFSSLEGKELIQKKVISMYMMAGMFGKKPFPEYNVVKDVQAAQQVFKNWPTRIVVSGWEIGNALKFPADKLLSAFPQYWHHPIVNSYFHYMKMPYNRETWDLTVVLQAIEPHQNYFGSSISGTIMIDDDGMTRFSPTKGKHQILLLNPDHRERILNRLVETVTDK; this is translated from the coding sequence ATGATGGGAACAATAAATGCTCATAGTCAACAGTCAAAACAAACAATCATTTTTGATACCGATATAGGGAACGATATTGATGATGTATTAGCGATGGCAATGCTTTATAATTATCAGAAGCAGGAACAGGTTGATCTAAAGGCTATTACCATATCAAAAGCAAATCCAGTTACCGTAGACTATATTCATATGCTGAATACGTATTATGGCCTGCGAGATATAGCCATTGGATATATAGGTGAAACGGGGCCCACTCCAGATTCAGGACTATATATGCAGCAAACATTAGCTTATGAAGAAAATGGAAAGCGCCTATTCTTATCGACGCCGGAAAGATATAAGCAGGTGCCGGAAGCCTATAAGTTGCAAAGAAAAGTTTTGGCCGCGGCGCCTGACCATTCAGTAACCTTAATTGTGGTGGGGTTCTCTACGAATATGGCGAAGTTGTTGTCATCGAGACCTGACGAGTTTTCAAGTCTGGAAGGAAAGGAGCTCATTCAAAAAAAAGTTATCAGCATGTATATGATGGCAGGTATGTTTGGCAAAAAACCTTTTCCTGAATATAATGTAGTGAAAGATGTGCAAGCAGCTCAACAGGTGTTTAAAAATTGGCCCACACGCATTGTCGTGAGTGGTTGGGAAATTGGGAACGCTTTGAAATTTCCAGCCGATAAATTATTGAGCGCATTTCCGCAATATTGGCATCATCCTATTGTAAACTCTTATTTCCACTATATGAAGATGCCTTATAATCGAGAAACATGGGATCTCACCGTTGTATTGCAAGCGATAGAACCCCACCAGAATTATTTTGGAAGTTCGATTTCGGGGACAATAATGATTGACGACGACGGTATGACTCGTTTTTCTCCAACAAAGGGTAAGCATCAAATTTTATTACTGAATCCAGACCATAGAGAACGTATACTTAATCGGTTGGTGGAAACAGTAACAGATAAATGA
- the rbsK gene encoding ribokinase codes for MNRKIIVVGSMNMDMVVKTSHIPKPGETVLGGSFFMNPGGKGANQAVSVARLGGDVAFIGKIGDDIFGKQSAQLFDEEGVDTNGVLSDRDSPSGIALITVDDLGENSIVVAPGANAHLEPADVEEAINRYPQGKILLIQLEIPMRTVEFAADYAHKRGMRVILNPAPANELVSGMFHLIDIITPNVNEAEMLSGVQIVDIASARQAAEKIHEQGVKNVVITLGRRGAVLFEDGEFCHIPAPEVETIDSTAAGDVFNGALAVAVGEGKALTEATLFACRAASIAVTKMGAQSSIPFRNEVLLNGIK; via the coding sequence ATGAACAGAAAAATCATTGTAGTAGGGAGTATGAACATGGATATGGTAGTGAAAACCAGTCATATACCCAAACCTGGTGAGACTGTTTTAGGCGGTTCTTTCTTTATGAATCCAGGAGGTAAGGGAGCGAATCAAGCTGTTTCTGTAGCTCGTCTTGGAGGAGATGTAGCATTTATTGGAAAGATTGGGGATGACATCTTTGGAAAACAATCTGCTCAATTGTTTGACGAGGAGGGTGTAGACACTAATGGGGTACTGTCCGATCGCGACAGTCCATCCGGGATTGCTCTTATTACGGTAGATGATCTGGGAGAAAACAGTATTGTGGTAGCTCCCGGAGCCAATGCCCATCTTGAACCGGCAGATGTCGAAGAGGCGATAAACAGATATCCACAAGGCAAAATATTACTTATTCAACTGGAAATACCGATGCGCACCGTAGAGTTTGCGGCAGATTATGCCCACAAGAGGGGAATGCGGGTTATACTCAATCCAGCACCGGCAAACGAGCTAGTTTCAGGTATGTTCCATCTCATTGACATTATTACACCAAATGTAAACGAAGCGGAGATGCTCTCCGGAGTGCAGATTGTCGACATTGCAAGTGCAAGGCAAGCAGCTGAAAAAATCCATGAGCAAGGAGTTAAAAATGTTGTCATTACGTTGGGTAGGCGGGGAGCAGTATTATTCGAAGATGGTGAATTTTGCCATATCCCGGCCCCAGAAGTAGAAACAATTGATTCTACAGCTGCCGGCGATGTCTTCAATGGAGCACTTGCCGTAGCGGTGGGCGAAGGTAAGGCACTGACAGAAGCTACTTTATTTGCCTGTCGAGCAGCCTCTATCGCTGTAACCAAGATGGGAGCACAATCGTCTATACCGTTCCGTAATGAGGTGTTGTTAAATGGTATAAAATAA
- a CDS encoding ADP-ribosylglycohydrolase family protein encodes MITKRKIYQFMSMGLGCFVMFVSCQNEKKEQLQLSHEVLKDKIRGGWAGQTIGVSFGGPTEFKYNGTFIQDYKSIEWNAGHMKKLMTEWPDLYDDIYMDLTFVDIIERLGIDAPVDSFANAFAYAGYNLWHANQAARFNILNGIEAPASGHWRNNPHADDIDYQIEADFAGLMNPGMPNSASQISDKVGHIMNYGDGWYGGVYVGAMYSLAFLYDDIEKIVGEALKTIPAESDFHQCISDVIHWHQQYPGDWKQTWFEIQKKWTEEVGCPEGVFLPFNIDAKVNAAYVVLGLLYGDGDFTQTLEIATRAGQDSDCNPATAGGILGTLFGYDKIPAYWKQGLTDIEDMNFKYTDMSLNKVYEASYKHALDMIGRNGGEVNEKMVVIKTQIPKTVAYEKCLEGFFPIIREEVHRPIDAEFTFAFEGTGFVLRGTANKDHEDLPEGIVEADCYIDGEKVETVQLPTAFRTRRHDLFWKYALPKGKHQVKIVIKDQHHDYKLQAWDYVVYSDKPSDGLSAHL; translated from the coding sequence ATGATAACTAAAAGGAAAATTTACCAGTTTATGTCTATGGGATTGGGGTGTTTTGTGATGTTTGTATCTTGTCAAAATGAAAAAAAGGAGCAGCTACAACTAAGCCATGAGGTGCTAAAAGATAAAATTAGAGGAGGATGGGCCGGTCAAACTATCGGCGTTTCTTTCGGAGGGCCCACCGAGTTCAAGTATAATGGTACCTTTATTCAGGATTACAAAAGTATTGAATGGAATGCTGGTCATATGAAAAAGCTCATGACTGAATGGCCAGATCTTTATGATGATATTTACATGGATTTAACTTTTGTTGACATTATAGAACGATTAGGTATTGATGCACCTGTTGATTCTTTTGCAAATGCTTTTGCCTATGCAGGCTATAACCTATGGCATGCCAATCAGGCTGCTCGTTTTAATATCTTAAATGGGATCGAAGCACCTGCATCCGGTCATTGGCGGAATAATCCTCATGCGGATGATATCGATTATCAGATAGAGGCCGATTTTGCTGGATTGATGAACCCAGGTATGCCAAACTCTGCATCTCAAATAAGTGATAAAGTAGGCCATATTATGAATTATGGCGATGGTTGGTACGGCGGTGTATATGTTGGCGCTATGTATTCATTAGCATTTTTGTATGATGATATAGAAAAGATTGTTGGGGAAGCCCTTAAAACGATCCCTGCTGAAAGTGATTTTCACCAATGTATCAGTGACGTTATTCATTGGCACCAACAATACCCCGGTGATTGGAAACAGACATGGTTTGAAATTCAGAAAAAATGGACAGAAGAAGTAGGCTGCCCAGAAGGTGTTTTTCTACCATTTAATATCGACGCTAAAGTAAACGCTGCATACGTTGTGTTAGGGTTATTATATGGTGATGGCGATTTTACACAAACACTTGAAATAGCCACACGTGCTGGCCAAGACTCTGACTGTAATCCTGCTACGGCCGGTGGAATTTTAGGTACACTCTTTGGCTACGATAAAATTCCTGCTTATTGGAAGCAAGGATTGACTGATATAGAGGATATGAATTTTAAATATACCGATATGTCGCTCAATAAAGTTTATGAGGCCAGCTATAAACATGCATTAGATATGATTGGTCGTAACGGTGGCGAAGTAAATGAGAAAATGGTTGTGATCAAAACGCAGATACCAAAAACGGTTGCTTATGAAAAGTGCCTTGAGGGTTTTTTCCCTATTATTCGCGAAGAGGTTCATCGACCTATAGATGCCGAATTCACTTTTGCCTTTGAAGGAACCGGTTTTGTTTTAAGAGGAACAGCGAATAAAGATCATGAAGACCTGCCCGAAGGCATTGTAGAAGCCGACTGCTATATCGACGGTGAAAAAGTTGAAACAGTGCAGTTGCCTACCGCTTTCCGTACGCGACGGCATGATCTTTTCTGGAAATACGCGCTTCCAAAAGGCAAACATCAGGTTAAAATAGTGATTAAAGACCAGCATCACGATTATAAATTACAGGCATGGGACTATGTGGTATATAGCGATAAACCATCGGATGGCTTAAGTGCGCACCTTTGA
- a CDS encoding LytTR family DNA-binding domain-containing protein encodes MENLNRIRCMAVDDEPPALQLLKSYIDKIHSLQLIFHSSNALDAFNFIQQNEIDLLFIDIQMPGLNGLEFVKALFHKPAIIITTAYREHAAEGFDLDVLDYLVKPFRFERFLKAVSKYTHTVTVPANFEMLQNNRTSESVYMYFNVNKELIKVFLKDILYIESIKDYIKIVTLQKTIVTYQRISYMEEKLPEEDFMRTHKSFIVNIHKINSFKSDRIRIASDVIPIGRFYKRNLIDRLNGDTFSE; translated from the coding sequence ATGGAAAACTTGAACAGAATCCGGTGTATGGCGGTGGATGATGAACCGCCTGCTTTACAGTTGCTTAAGTCATATATCGATAAAATACATTCATTGCAATTGATCTTTCATAGTAGCAACGCCCTGGATGCTTTTAATTTTATTCAGCAAAATGAAATTGACCTTCTTTTTATCGATATCCAGATGCCCGGATTAAATGGTTTAGAATTTGTTAAGGCTCTTTTCCATAAACCGGCTATCATCATAACAACAGCTTACCGCGAACACGCTGCCGAAGGCTTTGATTTGGATGTGCTTGATTATCTGGTTAAACCCTTTCGGTTCGAGCGATTCTTAAAAGCAGTATCGAAGTACACACATACGGTGACAGTTCCAGCAAACTTTGAGATGTTGCAAAATAATCGTACGTCGGAATCGGTTTATATGTATTTCAATGTAAATAAGGAATTGATAAAAGTATTCTTAAAAGATATTCTGTATATTGAGAGTATTAAAGATTATATCAAAATAGTCACGCTTCAAAAAACGATCGTTACCTATCAAAGAATTAGTTATATGGAAGAAAAACTGCCCGAAGAAGATTTTATGAGAACACATAAATCTTTTATTGTAAATATTCATAAAATTAACTCTTTTAAAAGCGACAGGATACGAATCGCTTCTGATGTTATACCAATTGGACGTTTTTATAAGCGAAATCTTATAGATAGGTTAAATGGTGATACGTTCAGCGAATAA